The DNA sequence AAATatctttgttgtgttttttttcctatggagCACCAGCCTGGCTTACCCTCTGTTGTTTCAACTGGATACATCCCCATCTACAACTCATCTTGTGCAGGCTTCAGCCCCAGTGTGATGTATGATAGTTACTGCATGGCTTCAGAGGCTTTGAAGTGAAAGGGGCTAGAGTGGCCAAATGGATAGTCATTAATTTGTATGTCTTCCTCTTGTTCTTGGCAGATCTGAAAGAGTCTATTACCAGAACCAACCTGTCCATTGAACAAATGTACTGTGACCCCCTCCTCCAACAGGTGAGCAATGCAGCCTCATTAGGctcaaaacaaatattaaacTGATGTTGCTGATGTTTTTTGTGAGTAGCTGTCATCTTAAGTTGTCTGCGTGATTGTATCTTTTTAAATCCCAGTTTTAtgataaagcagagaaaagattCTTTATGAAAATCTTGTTGCTCTTTCCCTGAAAATTCAGTTTGTCCTTAGCAGGAAATTTACCCTGTAAACCAAGAGCCTTATGCCAGAGTGCAGCTGTGCACGTCTGTGGTTTTTGTAGAGTCAGACCAATTCCTTTTGCTGAAGACAGATCTGAAAACATCTGTGTGACCTTGCAGGTTCCCTACCATTTGCATGCTGTCCTGGTGCATGAAGGGCAAGCAAATGCTGGTCACTACTGGGCCTACATATATGACCAGCCTCGAAAAAGCTGGCTGAAATACAATGACATCTCAGTGACAGAATCATCGTGGGAAGAGCTGGAGAGAGATTCATTTGGTGGCTTGAGGAATGCCAGTGCCTACTGCCTGATGTACATCAGTGATAAGGTGTCCCGCCTTGTGTCAGGTACCACAGCTGTATGGTTCAGGAGGTGTTTAGGTCTGGTCTTGTCTCTCTGTGGTTGTCACGTTTCTCAACTTGACTTCGGCTCAGTTGCACTTTGGCAGTACAAAAGGCTTCACCCCAGGTAGAAGTGAAATAATTTCGAGTCATTTCTCAGACCTTGATATGGTTGAAAACCAAAGATGGAGATTAGGTAAAGATTATTCATGTCTTGCCCCTTCCAACGTGCATCTAGTGCTGGTGTTTTTCTCCATGACTCTATATCACTTATCTGGCAGTATTTCTTTTGTAAGGGCATACAAAACACCTCttactttatttcttctgtttttgcCATGGTTTTTGActtgtcagctttttttttttctgtgatgccATTACACTGAGCCTGAACAGATCCTTTTTTATGCATCTTTTCCTGATGGATGAGTTACCAGTACTAGCAGCTCAGACTTGAAAGTGTGTTTGCAGTGCCAATGTATAAATAGTTATGTGGAGAAATTATCGTGAACATGGCACTATACATGGCAGACAGCTGTACAAGAACCTAATAATTTCACGTGTGGCTCATTTTGATGTAATAAATAGAAAGAAACAATGGGGAACTGTCATTCTGTTCATTGCTAAATATGGCTGATGAGGATCTGGAGGTTTTTCTTTGTCTGTCTTGCCATGATAGTTCCGTTCCTGAAATGATTccataattttttcccctactatttaatgcaatttttgttatttttttcaagatgctTTTCTATTACAATGGATGCATGAGAATTAGATGGCATATAGAATTGCCATTTGCTTTTGATAAAATTGTAAGGCTTCTCTGAAGCTGATGCTGCTCGGTTTTTGTGCTATTTATAACTGAACACAGAAGGATATCTATAAAGCTCTGAGAAATAGCAGTGTGACACTTTTGCTCAGGAATCCATGCAGTTTCCTACCTTTATTTGCCACGTTCTGCTGTAGATATGTCTCCAGCTGAACTGTAGCTTTTCCAGCTCTTGGTAGCATAAAGGCTGTTTTTTGTATGATGGTAGCCCTTGGATAAGGACATGTTTCTGActcactgcagcagcaggcactgctTCTGCAATTTCTCAGTGATAAATGCCACCCAGTGGTAGAACAAAACAggccttttttttcagttagatCTATagatttatctttatttttgaaCTTGTGCTTATAAATCACCTGAAATTGCAAAGCTAGTAgaaagttgtggggtttttccccaTAACCCCTTGGCCAGCGTGATTGTGGCTTTCCATACTGCCACTGGGTTTTTGTGGAGGCTCTAGTGATGGTGTCTTGCTGCGATCATGTTCCTCTCTGTACCAGTCCTGCCTTTCTTCCAGACAAGGATGATGGCACAGAGCTTGGCCAATTTCAGAAGGAAGTTGAAGCCTTGCCCCCAGAGCTGAGACACTACATCCAGGAGGACAACTGGCGACTTGAGCAAGAGGCAGAGGAGTGGGAGGAGGAGCAATCTTGCAAGATTCCTCAAATGGAGCCTTCACCTGCTTCCGAATCGCAGGAACTCTCTTCTGAATCAGGACCAGGTAATAGCATGGCTGCATTTGCAAACCATGTTGAAACTGGTAACAACCATCCAGTCAAAATTACCATTGTGTTGGAACCTTGCATCAGCTTTGAGATATGTAGGAGAAACTGTTGTGAGGTAGCTAAGGCAACTGGCAGAGGCTCTCCTGGCAATACAAAGGCTTTTCCACTAGTTTTATGTGTGCATCTTCCCAGGCTTGTCAGTAGAAATGCTTGTTTCCATTCATTTAATCATAATGGGCCAATCTCACTTCactttttgactttttaaataaatatcaagTAGAAAATGTTCAAGTGTTGTGGTGTCCTGATTTGAGCCAGGATAGACCCAATTTTctttattgtaattttattttcagctaagtctcttccTAGTAGCTGCATGTGCTAAAttaacagccagtttctcaggcagtgtctgcttctaggactgataacgcctgatgtttatagttactgctggcaaatggtatgcagaaccaaggacactgctcggttctgaaaaacatcttaaGCTCCAGAAACAGAAAGGGAGTCAGGgagtcacacctgcagccctccttgaGGGAGGAGTGGAGCAGGCAGgtgaccagaattgaccaaacagagtattccatcctgTGCACGTCATACTCTGGGTATAAACTTGAGGGATCAGGAGGGTCAAGCCCTCTTGGTCCATggctggcatcctgggaggtTTCCATCCGTCTGTCTGCCTGTTATCCCGATCCCTGCCTTCCTGactctgtgtgttcctgcctccagctcctaattgctgctgactccaggagccccACATGGGACTTGTCCagtgcctgccctgcagccttggtggggGCGTAAGCGTtactgaggggaaggggggaggaatgtgatACCACTTTTGTATAAAGTTCTTTATATTTAATCATCTTCCTTCCTGTCACTAATGTTTCATTGATGCTGTGTAGTTTAGTATCCAACTCTTAAGTCTccctcccttattctctctcattcttcctcagcagaggaagggaggaggggattaatagagagcatctgtcattggtttaattgccagcccagtaTTAAACCATGACAAGTGGGACAGTGCTGAGTGGCGATCCCTTGCGGTGTGTGACCTGCAGGCTGGCGATGAAATGCCTGCACCCCTGGGGTGAAGGCAGCACCTGCTCAATCCTGCATGGACAAGCCATAAAGCATTTCAGAATGGGAGGGGAGCCAGAAGTCTTGCCCTCGGTGCTCAGCAGTGCCACCCCTCTGGCCCCACAGACCAGTCTTCCGCCTGTGAGCAGAGCATGCACTCCCTCTCCTCCGAGCACGCCATGATTGCCAAAGAGCAGACTGCCAAGGCCATCGCCAACACCGCTGACGCCTACGAGAAGAATGGTGTGGAGGCAGCTCTCTGTGAGGTAGGAGCAGAGCCTTGCCTCAGGGAGCCACCTCTCTTTGGCCTTGCATCATTCTTATTGACCTTTGCTTTTCCTATTTCTGTGTAATTCTGAAGTTCAGTCCTCTCTtgtttgcctttattttttactttgagtTTCCTTACCCTctcacttctttttctccttggcCACAGGCCAAGGAAGTAGAGCCAGTGAAGGCCCAGCCGAGAGAAACAGCCCTTACAGTTCAAGCAgaaccagcccaggatgctgagGAAACAGAgcctgctgcccagagcagctctcaGGTCTCTGAAGTGGAAATCCCCAGTGTAGGGAAGATTCCTGTTAGATCCGATGCAGACGGATATAACGAGGAGGTACAGATCCCAGCGCAGGGGTTAATCGCCGCCTGTCACTAACCTTTAACTTTGTAGCTGGCTTTGAGCTTTCCTAAGATGGGGCACAACTGGAGTCTTGTCATGGAAGCAGTTCTGGGGATGAAGCACATTTTCCTGCTGTGGGAATGAAGGCAGCCAGACCAAATAATTCACTAATTTCATATCTAAACACCaccagaaaagcagctctgtaaCAGTGCTCAATCGTTAGATCTGCTCATTTTTCCTTTAGGTCTTCTTTCTGGTACAACTCTATCAAAATTGATCATAGCTGTCTTAGTTTGTATACAAGCCTCTTTACTGTCTTCAGGGACCATTTCGTCCCCTCTTGGACATTGACCACTAATACCATAACTTGCAGCACCCTGGCTTCTGATGTTTTGTTACCTACACTTGTACATACTCTAGCAGTGTTTTTGGGAGTTGTGTTTTTCACAAATATAGTTGGATTTCATCAAATCCAGAGGCCTTTACTCCTTGGGTATGTTTAATATCAGCTTGTACAAAGCTGGCACAAGGCATAGGCATGGCTCTCAATTGATATGGCTTGAGGTGCAATGGGAGACAGAGGGGATATGGATAGTCTGCTTTGAATTGATGAATTCAAGGCATGGCCAGGCTTTAGACAgttaatgcttaaaaaaaacaccctgcATGTAAAGTGCATGTGATGGAAGGTCTGAGTGGTGTATAAGTAAATCACTGCTCATGCTTATTCCACATATATTCACACAATTTCCTTTAAGCCTTCTCTTCTAAGAGTTTTCTTCATGGtgtcttctcttctttccttgcCTGTCACTGTTTTCCTTGTTCTTGtctctgttttcttgcttttgtggTAGGTGATGCTGAGTCCAGCCATGCAAGGTGTCATCCTGGCTATTGCAAAAGCCCGCCAGACCTTTGATCGAGATGGGTCTGAAGCAGGGCTCGTGAAGGTACCACACTTGTTTGCTCAACCCAATAGCATGGGTGTCTGTTTCCACAGAATGGGGAGTCTGTGCTGTACTGGCATATCAGGAATGTGAAGGGAACAATTTGTGTAGTTTTTGTTTTAGTTAATGgcctttctctctgtctcccaACTCTGGTTTTGCTCTTATTGGGGCAATGTACCCTCCTGTTCTAAACAATTGCTTATAAGCAAGCTCCCTCCTCCCAGGAgaaaactttttgttttgtttttaactttccTCCATTTATACTCCTTTTAGTATTAGCAGTTCTCTAGCTCTGCTTTATAAAAAGTAGGCTTTTTTTGCATACCTTTCAGAACCTGCACTCTGAGTCCTCAGTGTGATAATAACCCAGCAATCAAGAATTTTTTGGTCCTGAAGGTGCAGGTTTATTCTGACCTCTCTTGTAAAATGTCCTCAGGACATTGTATGCATTGGACAGAATTATTTCAAAGAACAGGCACTGCTGAGAATTGAAGCTGGTGTTAGATTTTACAGGCAGGTAGATTTAACTAAAAGTGCTGCATGGGAGAAATCACCCATGCTGTTAGTCTGCAGGAATGTAAATCACCAGATGCTCCTGCAGCTTACTACAGATATAAGTGCATTGCAGTCAATCCTTACAGCCTCAACACTTGCAAGAGGGCTACCAAAACTGGCTGAGGCAGCTCTGTACCCCACTTCAtatcagctgctgcagcattaGTAACCGTGTTATCACGTGTGTTTGCTTGGCAGGCGTTCCATGAGGAGTATTCCCGGCTCTACCTGCTGTCCAAGGAGACCCCTACCCCGCAGAACGACCCCCGGCTGCAGCATGTCCTAGTTTACTTCTTGCAGAACAACGCTCCCCAGCAGGTGGTGGAACGGACCCTCCTCGAGCAGTTTGCAGACAAAAACCTCAGCTATGATGAAAGGTTTGTGCCGTCCATTCCAGGGTGAGGCTTTTCTCATCTGGAAGCAGCCAGGACCATTGTTCTGATCATCTCCATCTGTGCTTACATGGAGCAGGTCCATCAGCATCATGAAGGTGGCACAAGCAAAGCTGAGGGAGATTGGTCCTGACGATGTGGATATGGAGGAGTACAAGGTAAGGACCAGCTTATAAGAGACATTTAAACCCTGTGCAGGGCAAAATCTGACGTTTTGGGGTTGTGGAGCACCTTCAAGAATGTGTGCACGTGTCATGGGTGAGGCTGACACTGCTTTCTCACTCCCTCTGCACAGAGGTGGCACGAAGACTACAGCCTTTTCCGCAAGGTGTCCGTTTACCTGCTGACAGGCTTGGAGCTGTACCAGAATGGAAAGTAAGTTGCTTTTAATTGGGTGTTTGGACAAGATAAAACTGTAATCTAAAAGTAAAGGCCACTTTGGCAGAACTGCTTTCTTCTGACCCATGGTGACCAGCTTGCATTCACTCTTGGATTTGAGGGCTCTTTTTGTCTTGCTAATAACCCTTTCTTAGAGAAGTGGTGCAGTGTGAAGGACAGTACCATTTCATGAAGGGTTTGTAatttgaaaagttattttttccagtatgtAAAATGGTTTTCAGATGTTACTTGTGGATGGAAACAATTTCCTGAGCTGACAGGACTGCTTGCATTGCTTGCACTGCAGTGGTGCCCCTGGCCAGGCCACATGGCTGACGCTTTTCTCCTAGGTACCAGGAGTCACTCACCTACCTGGTCTACGCCTACCAAACCAActccaagctgctgctgaaaggagCCAACCGCGGAGTGAGCGAGTCGCTGATTGCCTTGTACAGGAGGAAGTGTCTCTTGGTTGGTAGTGTGGAGCTTTGTGCTCcttggagaggaggggagggagcagtCTGGCTGATGCTGATTACATGAGGTCCCTGCTTCCTTCTCATGAGCCTGTCCCCCGATTCTCCCTCCTCCCGTAGAAGCTGAACGAGTTGGCAGCGTCTCTCTTCGTCAGCTGTGAAGAAGCTCATGTAGCAGAGGGCATTAGCATCCTGAATGAGCTGATCATCCCCTGCATGCACCTCATGAACAACTTTGATATCAGCAAAGAGGACCTGGATGCCATCGAGGTCATGAGAAACTGCTGGTGCTCCTATCTGGGACGAGAGGACATGGACGGTAGGAATGGCTGCCTGCCTTACTTCTGTTGTGCTGTCTGTGAGCAAGGCTATCTCTAGAGCTGAACTAGAAAGGAATTAAAGGACCCTGTAAAACCCTCCTTAAATTCCTGGTGTTTGCATTGCACCACATTGGCTTATTTCTGATTGTGAGAGGAGAAATGTGTTTGAATCATGCATTGAATTCTGTTATTGAAGAATCTTCTTTTGGACTAAAGCTGCAGGGGAAGGGTTCTTCTTCCTTGAAATGtgaaacacatttcaaaagACTGGCTTAGAATTACTGAGCTaggctttgggttttgtttgcctTAGGACATGAAAGGTTCCCTAGAGATGGCAGGTGACTGCTGGCAGGTGCAGGGTGATGGGCATGCTCCTCTTCAGGGTCAAGGAGAAGGTCTGCCACTGGCCAGGAACATAGGCAGGGGTGTAGCAGAGTGGATGGGGAGCAGAATCAGGGGATCTTTGTGTTCTGAAGAGAGGTTTGGCATATTATGGCAAATGGAGCCTTCTGCCAGCTGCCTGGGCTCCTGCAATGCCACTGACCCTTCCATCCTCTCCCCTTGACAGCCAAGCTGCAGATGAAGTTGGGTGAATTGCTGCCCCGGCTCCTGGACTCCTCCACCGAGGTGATCGTTCTGAAGGAGCCCCCCAAGATCCGGCCCAACTCCCCCTACGACCTCTGCAGCCGCTTTGCAGCCGTGATGGAGTCCATCCACGGTGCCTCAGCTGTCACTGTGCAGTAGCACCCCCAGACCTCCCTTCACAGCCCGGGCCACACCACTGGCCTCCTTCCATCAGGCCGactggaggggaaagggagagaggggtgATTGGAAGCCGTGTTCTTTGTAAATACAAATGAATAAAAAGCAGTATTGCACTTTTGAGATGAAACGTTCAATGGTGACATGCAGGACCTGAACCACTGTTGCAGCCTGAGAGGCAGCCAGGTCCTTGGCAGCTCTGTCTGTCTGGCATCCCCAGCCATCCCAGCAGGTTTCCTTGGGTTTGCAGCTTTCTAGGAACAGACGTCTGAGCCTGTGAGGGCAGCAGAGCAAgaggcagctcctccagccagcTACTGTGGATCTGTCAGCTGTGTTTACACCTTGCTAAACAATGAGCTGCTGGAGACAAACCATTCAGATCTTGACCAGCTCCTGCAGTGAAGAGAGGGGCAGTGGCTCATGTTCTGTCATGTGTCCAGTTCAGTCAGATCAAGTATTTCCCTTTTGTATTCTAactggcaaaagaaaatatgtgcAGGAGTCTTCCTCGGAGAGCAAAAGAGTGGCAGTGATAGGACAGGATGGTAAGGACAGCAAGAGTTTATAGATGAAGGGAGATTACAGCCCCTGTAGAATGTTCCCCTTGAATCAGAAAGCAAACTCAATCCTGGTGGGTGAGTTTCAGTGCTGGGTTAGTGTAGATGACCACTGTGAGGGCTGGAATCATCTTCTTTGCTGTTGGTGGTGAGCTTTTTGTAGTCGGCTATGTGTAAAAACTGCCCCATTTTGATTCTCTTGTGCAGGCAGCCTGTACTTGGGTTTGAGCTGCAGCAGTTGTTACACACCAAATGTTCTGAATCGGTGGAGGGGAGATCCTGTTTTTTAGGACTATGCAGATTTCTCTAAAAAGTGCAATAAAAGCATTTGTTCTATGttagaatttaaaaaagctCCTTCTGTGTCTTCATTTCACTCTGGTGTTCTGCCTTAAGGTTCTTCCTGGCATCAgtatgaagaaaaggaagcaggaaaaaaaaaatctgtgggcaaaataaagctgaaatttctGCAGCTTGATGAAGCTTCTAGAGGCAGAACCATGTGTGTGCTGATGGTGGgtctcctgtgaagacagcaGAGCCCTTGGGAGTTGCCGGGACAGGAATTCATATTCTTTAGCAGGAAAAGGGGTGAGTTTGGTGTTTCTGAGTGTCACTGAGCTTGGAGTACCATGTTGGGAAGGGGCTGGGTAGGCAGGTCCTGAGAAAACCTCAGAGTTTGTGACTTATGCTGGGAGATTTCTTATGAGTCTGGCTCTTGGAAGCAGAGAATCCAGAGCTGATTTCCCTCACAAGTTGCTCTCTGCTCACTCCTGGGGTTTGGGAGAGGGAGCAAGCTGTGGGAGATACACATTCACATTAAAGCAGtaatgaggaaggaaaagtgCTCTCTTCTGGTAGATGGattctctatttttctttattaatcgAGAAATGGAAACACTTAATTACACATTATGCTGCTAAGAGTACCCTGCGTTTTAATGGCACCCTTGTACCTGACGCTGCTGTTTGGCTCTGGCAGAACAGATTTCTTGTCAGCAGCgttggaagaggggagagacACACGGGTAAGGGTTTTTCCCAGGAAATTAGACGTTTCTAGGACTTGCTCCGGGTACCAAATGTGTTGTAATTAGCCGAGCTATCTGTGAATGGAAATTGTCGGCACGGTCCCCCCTGCTCGGTGGGCGTGCCTTCCCCCTTTAGGAATAAATAGCTCCAGGGGAAGAATCCGGCATTCTCCCTGCTATTTAACGATAAAGCAGAAGCGCAGCTGTCTACAGAGACTCCAGCTGCCTGTGTCAAACCCCTGAGCTATGCCTCCCCCAGGTAACAGAGTGCTGCAGAGCCGGGGCTGCCacttttttcaggttttttgccCGTTTTGTGGGCAAGCAGAGGGATGAGCCCCTGGAATGGATTCTGGGGGAACATTCAGCCTTTAGGCAGAGCTCCCTGGGCTGTGACACTACAGGCTTGTAGAGGACCAAGCAGTTCCAAGGCAAGCTTTTGCAACGCTGTTGTGTCATCCTGACTGGGAGGCAGTCGGATGTGGTTTGGGGAGACACTCCCAAATTAGGAGAATCCGGTTATTCTGACGGTCACAAGGTGGTGGCTGTGCCCTGTTCTTTGTGCTGCGTCCAGAAAGGGAAAGATCCAGCCCAGGTCCAAAGCCAAAAATAGACAGCAAAGACTTGTCACGAGCACAGGCTGGTGCCTGGGAAGTCTTGATATTTGGATTGGGCTGGAGTGGAGAAGTGTCCCGGAGCTGGAAAGCTTTGCTGGGTGTCCTGTCCCCCCCGTGTCCCAAGGCCATAGGTGAGGGGCTGGAGCCACATCAggctctcttttgttttctgggttgGTCAGACCTCTCAAAGTGGGGCTTTGGAAAGCCACTTGACAGCCAAGAATGCCACCCTCCTCCTTTACCTCCTTGAACTTCATAGAGAAGGACTGAGCATCTGcctctcccctctttcccctttgcACCCCTGGAGCACAGGCACCCGTGGGTTGGTCTCTCCTTGCCCGGCCCATCCGCTCCCGTACTCTGGTCCTCGTCTGAGCAAAGGGCAGGTTTCCCAAGGGCTCTGTGGCAGGAGGGCGGACTTTGGTTCCCCCCAGGAATGCCAGTGTCTGCCGGGGGCTTCCTCCACTCAGGTCACGCGCCCGCGGCTTTTCCCGGGTGGGGATTAAACCGGGGGTGAACCTGACTGCTGCCCAGCGCCCTGGCGGCTGTTGTCAGGACCTGTCAATCCAGCCTCATGTTCTGTGCCGTCAGCCTGGCttcgtttttttgttttgtttgttgttgtttttttccagctgcatcAGGGAAGGGTGGAGGAAAGGGACAAGGAGACCCCCAGAGCTCAGCGgctcccccacctccctgcacaAGTGAGGGACGCATCTGAGGAACTCGCTGCAGGAAGCTCTGTGCCACACTTAAGGGCTTTATCGTCTTAGCTATGAGAAgatgaggctgctgcaggggacGTGGCTTTGCCGGCACCTCATCTGCCCCGTTCTCTCTCCCCCTTGTTTTCCACCTTTCTCTGCTCCCCACCCCCGTCTTTTATGAACGGAGCAAAGCATCCTCGGAGGGGCAGCGCTGCCCTTGCCAGCCCCCACCCTTCCTCCCTGCTTGTACAAGATGCAGCTGTGACTGTTGAGAACACGGAGACAGGCTGCCGCCGGCCGCTACGATAATTTATTGCGAATACATCAGCGGGACAGGGACACGTACAGAAGGAGCCGCTGCACCGGGGCGTAGCTGCAAAGTGCGGCAGACTCGGCTGCGGCGGGAGATGCCAGCGCAGCGTCACCAAGATGTGACTGCCGCAAAAG is a window from the Calypte anna isolate BGI_N300 chromosome 24, bCalAnn1_v1.p, whole genome shotgun sequence genome containing:
- the USP28 gene encoding ubiquitin carboxyl-terminal hydrolase 28 isoform X2 — protein: MTAELQAPGGGGQDCQMLLNQLKEITGIQDSAFLHAALKAANGDLMEAVTFLTEEHAQEPSRDTAAVEPSVWEGSAVGKQLPQNVTAALVPDNRDDLSAADVFRPLEAPKAQAAERDAAARPQEAHSAENKNRSKRKRCEVWGETSKQNNWRRVGDWPVGMKNIGNTCWFSSVIQSLFQLPEFRRLVLGYSLPPNVLESCRSHTGKRNVAFMQELQCLFALMLGTRRKFVDPSAALELLRDAFRSAEEQQQDVSEFTHKLLDWLEDAFQLAVNIKSPGDKSENPMVQLFYGTFLTEGVHEGNTFSKIEAFGQYPLQVNGYRNLNECLEGAMVEGEMDEATASQSVKYGQERWFTKLPPVLTFELSRFEFNQSLGQPEKIHTKLEFPQTIYMDRYLYCSKELIQMKREEMKRLKEKMAILQQKLERYMKYGSGPARFPLPDMLQYVLEFITTKPAGISSAAQSSQTAFLQSQAEPCAFDVLSQSKGILERKDNRTEDTTLFLANPSSPQQKPTSPLQPSNPSAEMSEDPAPHMVSQEELNLVQTCLQRWRNEIEQDVQDLKESITRTNLSIEQMYCDPLLQQVPYHLHAVLVHEGQANAGHYWAYIYDQPRKSWLKYNDISVTESSWEELERDSFGGLRNASAYCLMYISDKVSRLVSDKDDGTELGQFQKEVEALPPELRHYIQEDNWRLEQEAEEWEEEQSCKIPQMEPSPASESQELSSESGPDQSSACEQSMHSLSSEHAMIAKEQTAKAIANTADAYEKNGVEAALCEAKEVEPVKAQPRETALTVQAEPAQDAEETEPAAQSSSQVSEVEIPSVGKIPVRSDADGYNEEVMLSPAMQGVILAIAKARQTFDRDGSEAGLVKAFHEEYSRLYLLSKETPTPQNDPRLQHVLVYFLQNNAPQQVVERTLLEQFADKNLSYDERSISIMKVAQAKLREIGPDDVDMEEYKRWHEDYSLFRKVSVYLLTGLELYQNGKYQESLTYLVYAYQTNSKLLLKGANRGVSESLIALYRRKCLLKLNELAASLFVSCEEAHVAEGISILNELIIPCMHLMNNFDISKEDLDAIEVMRNCWCSYLGREDMDAKLQMKLGELLPRLLDSSTEVIVLKEPPKIRPNSPYDLCSRFAAVMESIHGASAVTVQ
- the USP28 gene encoding ubiquitin carboxyl-terminal hydrolase 28 isoform X1, giving the protein MTAELQAPGGGGQVDCQMLLNQLKEITGIQDSAFLHAALKAANGDLMEAVTFLTEEHAQEPSRDTAAVEPSVWEGSAVGKQLPQNVTAALVPDNRDDLSAADVFRPLEAPKAQAAERDAAARPQEAHSAENKNRSKRKRCEVWGETSKQNNWRRVGDWPVGMKNIGNTCWFSSVIQSLFQLPEFRRLVLGYSLPPNVLESCRSHTGKRNVAFMQELQCLFALMLGTRRKFVDPSAALELLRDAFRSAEEQQQDVSEFTHKLLDWLEDAFQLAVNIKSPGDKSENPMVQLFYGTFLTEGVHEGNTFSKIEAFGQYPLQVNGYRNLNECLEGAMVEGEMDEATASQSVKYGQERWFTKLPPVLTFELSRFEFNQSLGQPEKIHTKLEFPQTIYMDRYLYCSKELIQMKREEMKRLKEKMAILQQKLERYMKYGSGPARFPLPDMLQYVLEFITTKPAGISSAAQSSQTAFLQSQAEPCAFDVLSQSKGILERKDNRTEDTTLFLANPSSPQQKPTSPLQPSNPSAEMSEDPAPHMVSQEELNLVQTCLQRWRNEIEQDVQDLKESITRTNLSIEQMYCDPLLQQVPYHLHAVLVHEGQANAGHYWAYIYDQPRKSWLKYNDISVTESSWEELERDSFGGLRNASAYCLMYISDKVSRLVSDKDDGTELGQFQKEVEALPPELRHYIQEDNWRLEQEAEEWEEEQSCKIPQMEPSPASESQELSSESGPDQSSACEQSMHSLSSEHAMIAKEQTAKAIANTADAYEKNGVEAALCEAKEVEPVKAQPRETALTVQAEPAQDAEETEPAAQSSSQVSEVEIPSVGKIPVRSDADGYNEEVMLSPAMQGVILAIAKARQTFDRDGSEAGLVKAFHEEYSRLYLLSKETPTPQNDPRLQHVLVYFLQNNAPQQVVERTLLEQFADKNLSYDERSISIMKVAQAKLREIGPDDVDMEEYKRWHEDYSLFRKVSVYLLTGLELYQNGKYQESLTYLVYAYQTNSKLLLKGANRGVSESLIALYRRKCLLKLNELAASLFVSCEEAHVAEGISILNELIIPCMHLMNNFDISKEDLDAIEVMRNCWCSYLGREDMDAKLQMKLGELLPRLLDSSTEVIVLKEPPKIRPNSPYDLCSRFAAVMESIHGASAVTVQ